A window of Thermosynechococcus sp. NK55a contains these coding sequences:
- a CDS encoding CheR family methyltransferase has translation MNDQLLEQFVELIRCQTGISIRPQDKPYLSRKLLNRCRALNYQHPSEYLALLAKPQFTHSQQEWKQLADLITTGESYFFRDQGQIKLLRERLLPDLIARHQQDRTLRLVSAGCSTGEEVYSLAILLKELLPNPTDWQLSIVGYDLSQAAISKAQAGIYGHWSFRGIDPSLQARYFRETGRGWKVIPSLRQWVRFRCLNLLNVAEYDLPPGSVDLIVCRNVLIYLDSAAIQQILGAFVSLLRADGYLLTGHTELQGQDLGPLQVLSFPESVVYQLSRHPLSHPNTPSMPPPIPVLSLEEQTRIALRERNYNHALILAQQWQQSQPNNEECLLLMAQIHADQGRYTKAIALGQQLLSLNPQNIPALFLLAHIAQEQQDKTAAKEYLRRILFLSPNTVEAYVELIELHLSEQELDPVAPLLATVETLLQKQPEDQIVPFRQGVTVALLRHYLRQITAISIPRA, from the coding sequence ATGAACGATCAATTACTTGAACAGTTTGTAGAGCTGATTCGTTGCCAAACTGGCATCAGCATTCGCCCCCAAGACAAACCCTACCTAAGCCGTAAGCTCCTGAATCGCTGTCGTGCTCTCAATTATCAGCATCCCAGCGAGTATCTCGCCCTCTTAGCCAAGCCCCAGTTCACCCATAGTCAACAGGAATGGAAACAATTAGCAGATCTCATTACCACCGGTGAGAGCTATTTTTTTCGAGATCAAGGTCAGATCAAACTCTTGCGGGAACGTTTACTGCCCGATCTAATTGCCCGTCATCAGCAGGATCGGACATTGCGGCTTGTCAGTGCTGGCTGTTCCACAGGGGAGGAGGTTTATTCCTTAGCTATTTTACTTAAGGAACTCCTGCCAAATCCCACTGACTGGCAATTAAGCATTGTCGGATATGACCTCAGTCAAGCGGCAATCTCCAAAGCGCAGGCAGGCATCTATGGTCATTGGTCTTTTCGGGGAATAGATCCGAGCCTGCAAGCTCGGTACTTTCGGGAGACTGGTCGAGGGTGGAAAGTGATACCTTCCCTACGTCAATGGGTACGTTTCCGCTGCCTTAACCTGCTGAATGTTGCAGAGTATGATCTACCCCCTGGCAGCGTGGATCTGATTGTCTGCCGCAATGTCCTTATCTACTTGGACAGTGCTGCTATTCAGCAGATCCTGGGGGCTTTTGTCTCACTATTGCGCGCTGATGGCTATTTGCTCACCGGACACACAGAACTGCAAGGACAGGACCTCGGCCCGCTGCAAGTCCTGAGTTTTCCAGAGTCAGTCGTTTATCAATTAAGTCGCCATCCACTGAGTCACCCTAACACTCCATCCATGCCACCCCCTATTCCCGTCCTATCCCTTGAGGAGCAAACAAGGATTGCCCTCAGGGAACGCAACTACAACCATGCTCTGATTTTGGCACAACAGTGGCAGCAGTCTCAGCCCAACAATGAAGAGTGTCTGTTATTGATGGCGCAAATCCACGCCGATCAAGGCCGTTACACCAAGGCGATCGCCCTTGGGCAACAACTCCTCTCCCTCAACCCCCAAAACATTCCTGCGCTCTTTCTCCTTGCTCATATTGCCCAGGAGCAACAGGATAAAACAGCCGCCAAAGAGTATCTACGGCGGATTCTCTTCCTGAGTCCAAATACAGTAGAGGCCTATGTTGAACTCATTGAACTCCACCTTAGTGAGCAAGAGCTTGATCCTGTTGCCCCTCTCCTAGCAACAGTGGAAACGCTGCTTCAGAAGCAGCCAGAGGATCAGATCGTTCCT
- a CDS encoding EVE domain-containing protein — MAGIWLLKSEPSVFSWEDLKAAPQQTTCWEGVRNYQARNLMRDCMQVGDRVLFYHSNANPPAIMGIAEVVRPAYPDHFAWNPDSRYFDPKSTPDNPRWFMVDIQYRRDFLPPITLPELRQTRGLEGMLLLQKGCRLSVQPVTESEWQIILSLRSP; from the coding sequence ATGGCAGGCATTTGGTTACTGAAGTCGGAACCAAGCGTTTTTTCCTGGGAGGATTTGAAGGCGGCTCCACAACAAACCACCTGTTGGGAAGGGGTACGCAACTACCAAGCTCGCAATTTGATGCGCGATTGTATGCAAGTGGGCGATCGCGTGCTTTTCTACCACAGTAATGCCAACCCACCGGCAATCATGGGCATTGCTGAAGTTGTCAGGCCCGCCTATCCCGATCACTTTGCTTGGAACCCTGACAGTCGCTACTTTGACCCCAAAAGCACCCCTGACAATCCCCGCTGGTTTATGGTGGATATCCAATATCGCCGTGACTTTTTGCCCCCAATTACGCTGCCGGAACTGCGGCAAACCCGTGGCCTTGAAGGGATGCTGCTGCTGCAAAAGGGCTGCCGTCTTTCGGTCCAACCGGTTACTGAATCGGAGTGGCAAATCATTCTCAGCTTGCGATCGCCCTAG
- a CDS encoding NAD(P)-dependent oxidoreductase, translating into MRILITGATGCIGQYISEALIQQTDHELFLLVRDSSRLHIDPCQRSGVNLVQADLMDLTPLEPLLPTFDVAILTATAWGGSNVFAINYEQTCQLLRQLDPQRCQRVFYFSTASILNHQMQPLPEAGTLGTDYIRSKYACLHAIEELPVADRLIELFPTMVFGGGPDGKRPSFITAGMGEVLKWLWLARFFRADASFHFIHARDIAQVVLYLLQHPEYPVPRRVALGNPPMTVNEMLAQLCAAAKLRIYGQIPLTLPVINFLVRVFRVQMSPWDYFCLNYRNFTYETVLNPQALGLTPYCGTVADLLRCSLGTTDR; encoded by the coding sequence ATGCGAATTCTAATCACAGGTGCCACTGGCTGCATTGGTCAATACATTTCTGAGGCCCTGATCCAACAGACGGATCATGAATTGTTTTTGCTGGTGCGGGATTCTTCACGCCTACATATTGATCCTTGCCAGCGATCGGGGGTGAATCTGGTTCAGGCAGATCTGATGGATCTAACGCCATTGGAACCGCTGCTACCCACCTTTGATGTGGCCATCCTGACGGCAACCGCCTGGGGGGGGAGCAATGTCTTTGCCATTAACTACGAGCAAACCTGCCAGCTTCTCAGGCAACTGGATCCACAGCGCTGCCAGCGGGTATTTTATTTTTCAACAGCCAGTATTCTCAATCATCAGATGCAACCGCTGCCGGAGGCAGGTACCCTAGGCACTGACTATATTCGCTCAAAGTATGCCTGTCTTCATGCCATTGAGGAGTTGCCTGTGGCCGATCGCCTGATTGAACTTTTTCCAACGATGGTTTTTGGCGGTGGCCCCGATGGCAAGCGTCCTTCCTTTATCACCGCAGGCATGGGGGAAGTCCTCAAGTGGTTGTGGCTGGCTCGCTTTTTCCGCGCCGATGCCAGTTTTCACTTTATCCATGCCCGCGATATTGCCCAAGTGGTTCTTTACCTATTGCAGCATCCGGAGTATCCAGTACCCCGCCGCGTGGCTCTGGGTAACCCGCCAATGACCGTCAATGAGATGCTGGCGCAGTTGTGTGCCGCTGCCAAGCTCCGCATCTATGGCCAAATCCCCTTGACCTTGCCAGTGATCAACTTCCTTGTGCGGGTCTTTCGGGTGCAGATGTCCCCTTGGGATTATTTCTGCTTGAACTACCGCAACTTTACCTACGAAACGGTGCTCAATCCTCAAGCCTTGGGGCTAACTCCCTACTGTGGGACGGTAGCGGATTTGCTACGCTGTAGTTTGGGCACAACAGACCGCTAA
- the hemE gene encoding uroporphyrinogen decarboxylase, with product MTTPLLLRAARGESVERPPIWLMRQAGRYMKVYRDLRDRYPSFRERSEIPELAIEISLQPFRAFAPDGVILFSDILTPLPGIGIPFDIVESKGPMIDPPIRTLEQVQQLHPLEPEAACPFIRPILATLRQEVGDRAAVLGFAGAPWTLAAYAIEGKSSKDYIQIKAMAYHEPDLLHKFLNHLATAIADYLCYQIDCGAQVVQLFDSWAGQLSRQDYNTFAFPYQKRVIQQVKAVYPDVPIILYINGSAAIVDRMAATGVDIVSLDWTVDIGTIRQQFPPRVGLQGNLDPVILFAPQPVLKERSLAIIEAGRKGKYIFNLGHGVLQGTPEENVAFLFDLVKSLA from the coding sequence ATGACCACCCCTTTACTTTTGCGTGCTGCCCGTGGTGAAAGCGTTGAGCGTCCTCCCATTTGGTTGATGCGGCAAGCTGGGCGCTACATGAAGGTCTATCGTGACCTGCGCGATCGCTATCCCTCGTTTCGCGAGCGATCGGAAATTCCGGAACTCGCCATTGAGATATCGCTCCAGCCTTTCCGCGCCTTTGCGCCTGATGGTGTGATTCTCTTTTCGGATATTCTCACGCCCTTACCCGGCATCGGCATTCCCTTTGACATTGTTGAAAGTAAAGGGCCAATGATTGACCCGCCCATCCGCACCCTAGAGCAGGTGCAACAACTCCATCCCTTGGAGCCGGAGGCGGCCTGTCCTTTTATTCGTCCAATTCTGGCCACACTGCGCCAAGAAGTTGGCGATCGCGCCGCAGTACTGGGGTTTGCCGGTGCCCCCTGGACCCTTGCGGCCTATGCCATTGAGGGCAAAAGCTCCAAGGACTACATCCAAATTAAAGCCATGGCCTACCACGAGCCAGACCTGCTCCACAAATTTCTGAACCATTTGGCCACGGCCATTGCTGACTACCTCTGCTATCAAATTGACTGCGGCGCCCAAGTGGTGCAACTTTTTGATTCCTGGGCAGGTCAACTCAGCCGTCAGGACTACAACACCTTTGCGTTTCCCTACCAAAAGCGGGTGATCCAGCAGGTCAAAGCGGTCTACCCCGATGTGCCCATCATCCTCTACATCAATGGCAGTGCCGCAATTGTGGATCGCATGGCAGCAACGGGAGTAGACATTGTCAGCCTCGACTGGACTGTTGATATTGGCACCATTCGTCAGCAGTTCCCCCCTCGTGTTGGTCTGCAGGGAAATTTAGACCCTGTGATCCTCTTTGCCCCGCAGCCAGTACTCAAAGAGCGGTCTTTGGCCATAATTGAGGCGGGTCGCAAGGGAAAATATATCTTTAACCTTGGCCACGGCGTTCTTCAAGGTACCCCTGAGGAAAATGTGGCCTTTCTCTTTGACTTGGTGAAGTCCCTCGCCTAA